A window from Brachyhypopomus gauderio isolate BG-103 chromosome 6, BGAUD_0.2, whole genome shotgun sequence encodes these proteins:
- the LOC143517344 gene encoding replication protein A 32 kDa subunit-like isoform X2, with amino-acid sequence MSGKVYRYNSPHGGFSSPKGEGHLQRSQALCVQPCTVSQLKSASEHKDSFFIQGLEIHQEDSLDDGVIPPGTYIRVVGILRSFERHRSMVAFSIRRIGDFNEITSHMLEVVQAHLLSNRSSSFRLKNKATTSTIMNSSPACDVSRFGFTASQSQVFSVIKGCPTTEGISVENLTTTLKSLSPYDIRGCLQFLLNEGHIFSTIDENHFKSTSSLDPLA; translated from the exons ATGAGCGGCAAAG TTTACAGATATAACTCGCCTCACGGCGGATTCTCATCTCCAAAAGGCGAAGGCCATTTGCAG AGATCCCAGGCGTTATGCGTACAACCGTGCACGGTTTCACAGCTGAAGTCAGCATCCGAACACAAGGACTCCTTCTTTATACAAGGTTTGGAGATCCACCAG GAGGACAGTCTGGATGACGGTGTTATTCCTCCTGGTACATACATCAGAGTAGTGGGCATTCTTCGCTCCTTTGAG CGTCACCGCTCCATGGTAGCTTTCAGCATTCGCCGCATAGGGGACTTCAACGAGATCACCTCACACATGTTGGAGGTGGTCCAGGCCCATCTGCTCAGCAACAGGAGCTCATCTTTCAGG CTGAAGAACAAGGCCACGACTTCAACTATAATGAATAGTTCACCAGCATGTGACGTATCAAGATTTGGCTTCACTGCCAGTCAGAGCCAG GTTTTCAGTGTGATTAAGGGCTGTCCCACGACTGAGGGCATCAGTGTGGAGAACCTGACAACCACACTCAAATCTCTCTCCCCCTATGACATCAG GGGCTGTTTGCAGTTTCTTTTGAATGAAGGTCATATTTTTTCAACTATTGACGAGAACCACTTCAAGTCTACTTCAAGTTTAGACCCTCTGGCTTAG
- the LOC143517344 gene encoding replication protein A 32 kDa subunit-like isoform X1: protein MSGKVYRYNSPHGGFSSPKGEGHLQRSQALCVQPCTVSQLKSASEHKDSFFIQGLEIHQVTVVGIIRRAVPTITHVVYCLDDMTGTPLDVKQWMDLKEDSLDDGVIPPGTYIRVVGILRSFERHRSMVAFSIRRIGDFNEITSHMLEVVQAHLLSNRSSSFRLKNKATTSTIMNSSPACDVSRFGFTASQSQVFSVIKGCPTTEGISVENLTTTLKSLSPYDIRGCLQFLLNEGHIFSTIDENHFKSTSSLDPLA from the exons ATGAGCGGCAAAG TTTACAGATATAACTCGCCTCACGGCGGATTCTCATCTCCAAAAGGCGAAGGCCATTTGCAG AGATCCCAGGCGTTATGCGTACAACCGTGCACGGTTTCACAGCTGAAGTCAGCATCCGAACACAAGGACTCCTTCTTTATACAAGGTTTGGAGATCCACCAG GTGACTGTAGTGGGTATCATCAGGAGAGCCGTGCCAACTATCACACACGTTGTGTACTGTCTGGACGACATGACTGGGACCCCTCTGGATGTTAAACAGTGGATGGATCTTAAG GAGGACAGTCTGGATGACGGTGTTATTCCTCCTGGTACATACATCAGAGTAGTGGGCATTCTTCGCTCCTTTGAG CGTCACCGCTCCATGGTAGCTTTCAGCATTCGCCGCATAGGGGACTTCAACGAGATCACCTCACACATGTTGGAGGTGGTCCAGGCCCATCTGCTCAGCAACAGGAGCTCATCTTTCAGG CTGAAGAACAAGGCCACGACTTCAACTATAATGAATAGTTCACCAGCATGTGACGTATCAAGATTTGGCTTCACTGCCAGTCAGAGCCAG GTTTTCAGTGTGATTAAGGGCTGTCCCACGACTGAGGGCATCAGTGTGGAGAACCTGACAACCACACTCAAATCTCTCTCCCCCTATGACATCAG GGGCTGTTTGCAGTTTCTTTTGAATGAAGGTCATATTTTTTCAACTATTGACGAGAACCACTTCAAGTCTACTTCAAGTTTAGACCCTCTGGCTTAG
- the LOC143517344 gene encoding replication protein A 32 kDa subunit-like isoform X3 has translation MSGKVYRYNSPHGGFSSPKGEGHLQRSQALCVQPCTVSQLKSASEHKDSFFIQGLEIHQVTVVGIIRRAVPTITHVVYCLDDMTGTPLDVKQWMDLKEDSLDDGVIPPGTYIRVVGILRSFERHRSMVAFSIRRIGDFNEITSHMLEVVQAHLLSNRSSSFRKVS, from the exons ATGAGCGGCAAAG TTTACAGATATAACTCGCCTCACGGCGGATTCTCATCTCCAAAAGGCGAAGGCCATTTGCAG AGATCCCAGGCGTTATGCGTACAACCGTGCACGGTTTCACAGCTGAAGTCAGCATCCGAACACAAGGACTCCTTCTTTATACAAGGTTTGGAGATCCACCAG GTGACTGTAGTGGGTATCATCAGGAGAGCCGTGCCAACTATCACACACGTTGTGTACTGTCTGGACGACATGACTGGGACCCCTCTGGATGTTAAACAGTGGATGGATCTTAAG GAGGACAGTCTGGATGACGGTGTTATTCCTCCTGGTACATACATCAGAGTAGTGGGCATTCTTCGCTCCTTTGAG CGTCACCGCTCCATGGTAGCTTTCAGCATTCGCCGCATAGGGGACTTCAACGAGATCACCTCACACATGTTGGAGGTGGTCCAGGCCCATCTGCTCAGCAACAGGAGCTCATCTTTCAGG AAGGTGTCTTGA